AATACTTTAACTTAATAAATCGTCATTCCTACccaagaaattttcaactCCAACCGAATCGTAGTTCAACATCATCTCGTTGTTACTTTGATCATCTTTTACTGAATCTGTACCGTAGGCACCATCTAAAAGATCTACAATACTTGAAAGACGCAACTGATCGTTTGTGGAGTCATCGAATTGGCCCATGCTAGTGTTGCTATTATTTGCGCTGGTATCGGCTTTTGGGTTCGGTTTCTCAGCTTTTAATACATTCGTATCCCTGTCTGTGACATAACCTTCATTGAACGATGTTGTGAAATCATCCTGAAAGTATCCACCTAATTCAAAACACCAGCTGAGATATTCATCAACCCAGCATCTAACTATCCACCAAGTACCAAAACCTTGACCGCCGTTCAAACTGATTTCTCTAAGACATGTGGTAAGAAAATTACTAGAAACTAATGTGAATAACCTAGGGTTGAGCTTAGAAAACTTAGAAGGTAACTCTGCAAGAAAATGGGCAGATTTGATCAACACAGAAACTGATTCTGAATCAACTTGCTCATGCAATATGGTGAGGagatcattattcaaaacatGCAACAATGATTCGACATTCTCCTTTGAGCACGGTACTTCCCGTAAAACAATCTCATTAACGTCCAATTTTAGCCAATCGTCAATCATAGCTTGTTTCTCTGGAGCACTGttcaaaattcttgatgCAGAATATCCTGTCTCGATTACTTTAATTAATCGAGAAAGAATCAGAATGAACTTTTTGGcattcttcatcttcatgGCCATAAAAAATTTAGGTACCTTATTCTGTAGCGAATATGATAGCTTATCAACATATTGGTTCGTAATTTGTTTCAACTGTCTTAAAACATCATCTGGAACGCTTTGAAGATGCAACTTAGTCAACATTTTGGCCATTGTTTTGTACATTATGTTATCACATTCATTGACCCATtcagaaattaaatcattcGTATACAATTTAAAGACCGGTGCTGTTAAAATTCCATTGAAGCTAGCaaaggaagaaaataattttctgaCTTGCATGTATCtcaaaaattcaaaaactgAGGTGCAATGGACCTTATATAGCGAGTACAAAGTATCAGCAATATCATAGTCAGTGTCTCTAGGTAAATATGGATAAATTGACGGTAAGTTTAATGGCGAATTCAAGTTCTCTCCATTAAGTGACTGATCTATCAAACCGAAAAGATTTGGAATGTGCTTTAGGTCATTAACCAAAAATTCTCCATTTGACAAAATCGAATTTAATGCAGCTGATGAGTTTGATGCAGAAACTCCGGAAATAATAGGACTATTAGATACCGAAGGGGTATTTGGATTCTGAAAGGATTGGGGAGAATCGTTTCCAATTGATGGTGACGCTGATGTGGGCGAATTTCCAGCTTGGATATTTTGATCACCTACTAATTTGATTCCGCAATAATGGTACTTTGATTGGCCTCTCATACCTAATCTTCTTGTGGTCAAGTTGGGGAATAATATTCTAACTAATTTACCAAAACTCGCTGGTGATAAAGGTTTTAGGCTGTTGTCAGCACAAATTTGGACGTATCTCGCGTAAATCCTATTTCTTGGAACCACTGCAGTGGCTGACGATTCACAAGAATTAAGTAACCAGACCATGCCAAATATTTGACGTTGTCTCTCTTTACTAGTGTCCTTAGACGTTGAATAGCTTGTTTTGGTTTCTGGAATAGAATCATCATTCTCAACAGACTTGATTCTTAATGCAAGCTCGGAGAGTGGAAGCTGAGACGCCTTAAATGCTAATTGCTTCAACTCATTATCACCCTCGTCGCCTGGCACCGCGTGGTCAGACTTCCTATATCTCTTTCGACCAGAAGATGATGCCTCTTGCATTCCagtaatattttcaacCGGTGTTGCGGCCCTACTAGGAATAGGTGATTTGCTATTAAGCATACCCCCATCCGCTTCCACAGGTCTAGGTTGCATCACGTTCATATGGGCAGAAGCATTGTTATTGTTTGATTTACTTTGGAATGGTGACGACATGTTATAGACCTGAGATAGATTTCCACCTGATTGATCAGGATATACTTGGGAATTCTCCATATTGC
This is a stretch of genomic DNA from Debaryomyces hansenii CBS767 chromosome G complete sequence. It encodes these proteins:
- a CDS encoding DEHA2G10868p (weakly similar to uniprot|P48743 Saccharomyces cerevisiae YLR176C RFX1 Protein involved in DNA damage and replication checkpoint pathway) — its product is MDQKLHTSNYIFPNQNNSNQGQSSLQNQTIRHQDSRMPYLKTESSEGGLGSPINHPSFQQYKGQPNMQRPEFPNHAEFTPQQQSHNIQNYNQQMQLHFELQRQYMAGNMENSQVYPDQSGGNLSQVYNMSSPFQSKSNNNNASAHMNVMQPRPVEADGGMLNSKSPIPSRAATPVENITGMQEASSSGRKRYRKSDHAVPGDEGDNELKQLAFKASQLPLSELALRIKSVENDDSIPETKTSYSTSKDTSKERQRQIFGMVWLLNSCESSATAVVPRNRIYARYVQICADNSLKPLSPASFGKLVRILFPNLTTRRLGMRGQSKYHYCGIKLVGDQNIQAGNSPTSASPSIGNDSPQSFQNPNTPSVSNSPIISGVSASNSSAALNSILSNGEFLVNDLKHIPNLFGLIDQSLNGENLNSPLNLPSIYPYLPRDTDYDIADTLYSLYKVHCTSVFEFLRYMQVRKLFSSFASFNGILTAPVFKLYTNDLISEWVNECDNIMYKTMAKMLTKLHLQSVPDDVLRQLKQITNQYVDKLSYSLQNKVPKFFMAMKMKNAKKFISILSRLIKVIETGYSASRILNSAPEKQAMIDDWLKLDVNEIVLREVPCSKENVESLLHVLNNDLLTILHEQVDSESVSVLIKSAHFLAELPSKFSKLNPRLFTLVSSNFLTTCLREISLNGGQGFGTWWIVRCWVDEYLSWCFELGGYFQDDFTTSFNEGYVTDRDTNVLKAEKPNPKADTSANNSNTSMGQFDDSTNDQLRLSSIVDLLDGAYGTDSVKDDQSNNEMMLNYDSVGVENFLGRNDDLLS